DNA sequence from the Arthrobacter jinronghuae genome:
GATGCTCGCGTACCAGTACCCGGTGCAGCTGGAAGTGGACGAGTCCATGACCGCGGTGGTCCGGGCCCTGGAACCGCTGATCAAGGCGGGCGTGGCCCGGCAGGTCGGCAGCGAAACGCTGATCCTCAGCGACTAGTCCTTCTCAGCAGAACGAAAAGAGGCGGTCCCCGCGCAATGCGGGGGCCGCCTCTTTTGCATCGTGTCTTTTGCGGCGGGGCTCAGGCGGAGCTCAGGACTTCAGTCGCCCGGACAACGCGTACAGCACGGCTGCGGCCACGTCTTCCACGGAGCGTTCCGGATCGAACACCAGCCAGTCGAGCGCACCCATCAGGGTGGCACCGAAGACGCTGCCAGCAATCAGGGTCAGCTGGTCGGAACCGTGGTCGGAACCGCCGTCGGGCAGGCCGGAGGGCACGCCGGTCTGCCGGATGGGCTCCACGAACTCGGCCAGCGCCTCCTGCCGCAGCAGGTGCAGGGAGTGCTGCCAGGTCCGGTCGGTGCGCAGGATCTCCGCGGCCATGAGTTTGGCCAGGGCACGGTTTTCGGACAGCAGTTCCAGCAGGGCGCGGACCATCGACTCGATGGCCTGCCAGCCGGTCAGGCCGCTGCGCGCATTCCGGAGGCACTCGGTCAGGGTGCCCACGCCCTCCAGCAGGAGCTGTTCGAAGAGCTTGTCCTTGGAGGAGAAGTTGTAATAGAGGCTGCCCTTGGCCACCCCGGCCCGTACGGCCACATCATCCATGGTGGTTCCGGAGATGCCGTTGGCGGCGGCCAGGTCCAATGCGGCGTCGAGTATGGCGCGCTTGGTGCCGGATTCGCGAGGCATGCGGCAATGAGTCCTTAGACGGAAGGGAAGTGCTGTCCCTTCGATCTTAGATGCCGCCGGGGCAGGCGCCGGATTACGGTGCCGGTGCGGCCGGAGGTATCACCGGAGGTTCGAAGCTGAAGGTCATGCCCAGCAGCCAGACCAGCAGCAGCACCACCGGGAGATGGATGGTGAACTGAAGGAAGGTGAATCCCACCAGGTCCCGTGCCCGCAGCTTCAATACCGCCAGCAGCGGGAGCATAAAGAAGGGATTCACCAGGTTCGGCAGGGCCTCGGCAATGTTGTAGATCTGCACGGTCCAGCCCAGGTTCATTTCGACGTCGGTGGCTGACTGCATCACGTAGGGTGCCTCGACCAGCCACTTCCCGCCGCCGGACGGGACAAAGATGCCGAGGATGGCGGTGTAGACGGCTATGACCACGGCAAAGCCGCCGCCGGAACCGATGCTGGTGAAGAACTCCGCCAGATGCTCGGAGACGGTCATGCCGCCCGATCCCTCGGCCTTGGTCAGGATGGCCGCCATGGCCGCATACAGGGGGAACTGCACCAGGATGCCGGCCGTTGCCGGAACGGCTTTGGTCACCGCCTGGAGGAAGTTGCGCGGGGTGCCGTGCAGCACCAGGCCCAGGATCAGGAAGACCAGCAGATAGCCGTTCAGGCTCGAGATCACGGTTAGGAAGGGCTTGGTCAGGAACTGCGATACCAGCCAGCCGGCGGTGAGCAGGCCGAGCAGCACCGGCAGGATGCGGCTGTACTCCAGCCACTCGCCGGGCCGCTCGCGCCGGGCTGCCGGTTCCGGGGAATCGTCCAGGTCCACGCCGAGGTCCTGTGCCGTGCGGATGGCGGCCCCGCGCGGAGCGGAGAAGTGGGCGATGAGGGTGGTCAGGGCAATCAGGATGGCGCAGGTCAGGAGGGACTGCCAGGTGAAGATGGTCTTGCCGAAGTCGAGCACCCCCGTAATCTCCAACAGCGCGGGCGGGAGGGAGGCCGCCGTCGCCTGCAGCTGCGCGGCGGAGGAGGAGAGTCCCAGTGCCCACACGGCTCCCAGCCCCATAAACGCCGCGGCACCCAGGGCACGGTAGTCCACCTGCAGGTCCCGCCGGCGGGCAATTGCCCGTGCCAGCAGACCGCCGAAGACCAGGCTGAGCCCCCAGTTCAGGAAGGACACGGACATGGACAGGAACGCAACAAAGCTCACTGCGGTGGCCGCTGTCTGCGGAACAAGCGCCAGCCGGGCAATCAGCCGTGCCACCGGCGGGGACGTAGCCACGGTGTAGCCGGTAAGCACCACCATGGCCATCTGCAGGGTAAAGGCCGTGAGGTCCCAGAAGCCGTTCCCGAAGGAATCCACCACGGCCTGCGGCGAGGAACCGTTCAGCAGGGCCGCCAACGCGACCAGAACGACGCCGCCGAGGGCGAAGACATAAGCGTCCGGGAACCACTTTTCCGTCCACCGGGCCATCACCTGGGCTACCCGGGCCAGCCCCTTCTCGGACGGTGCGGAGGTGCTTTTGGCAGCGGTGGTCATGGGGAGCCTCGAATCTTCGGTTGCAGCGGCGAAACCGATTGATGCGGAAGTGAAAAGTGATGCAGATCACCAGCACGCTAGGGGCGGCAGGGGAGCGGTGTCAATTCCCCGCGCCGGGGGCGTTTCGCGGGCTCGGCGCCGGGCGGTATCGGATTTGCATCGGCTTGCGAGAATAGAGGGGTGACTGTTTTATCTCCGGAACTCAAGCTTGAGCTTCCCCCGCTGCAATTAGGCCCGATCACCGTGGACACCCCGGTGATCCTGGCACCCATGGCCGGCATCACCAACAAGGCCTTCCGCCGGCTCTGCCGTGAATACGGGGGAGGGCTGTACGTGACTGAGATGGTCACCTCCCGTGCCCTCGTGGAACGCTCGCCGGAATCTATGCGGATCATCAAGCACGACGACGACGAAAAGGTCCGTTCCGTCCAGCTCTACGGTGTGGATCCCAAGACCGTCGGTGCAGCCGTCCGCCTCCTGGTCGAGGAGGACCGCGCCGACCACATTGACCTGAACTTCGGCTGCCCCGTCCCGAAGGTCACCCGCAAGGGCGGCGGTTCGGCCCTGCCGTGGAAGCTGGACCTGTTCACCGCGATTGTGCAGACGGCGGTAAAGGAAGCCTCCCGGGGCAACGTGCCGCTGACCATCAAGATGCGCAAGGGCATTGACGAGGACCACCTGACCTTCCTTGATGCAGGGAAGATCGCCCGCGACTCGGGCGTGGCTGCCGTGACCCTGCACGGCCGTACGGCCTCGCAGTTCTACTCCGGCAAAGCCGACTGGTCCGCCATCGCGGAACTGCGCGAGGCCCTGCCGGACATGAACGTCCTGGGTAACGGCGACATCTGGTCCGCCGAGGACGCCATCCGCATGGTGCGCGAAACCGGCGTTGACGGCGTCGTCATCGGACGCGGCTGCCAGGGCCGCCCGTGGCTCTTCGGTGACCTGGAAGCCGCCTTCGAGGGGAGCACCGAGCGGCACCGGCCCGGATTGAAGCAGGTGTCCGACAGCGTGTACCGGCATGCCGAACTGCTGGTGGAGACCTTCGGCGACGAAG
Encoded proteins:
- a CDS encoding short-chain fatty acid transporter, translated to MTTAAKSTSAPSEKGLARVAQVMARWTEKWFPDAYVFALGGVVLVALAALLNGSSPQAVVDSFGNGFWDLTAFTLQMAMVVLTGYTVATSPPVARLIARLALVPQTAATAVSFVAFLSMSVSFLNWGLSLVFGGLLARAIARRRDLQVDYRALGAAAFMGLGAVWALGLSSSAAQLQATAASLPPALLEITGVLDFGKTIFTWQSLLTCAILIALTTLIAHFSAPRGAAIRTAQDLGVDLDDSPEPAARRERPGEWLEYSRILPVLLGLLTAGWLVSQFLTKPFLTVISSLNGYLLVFLILGLVLHGTPRNFLQAVTKAVPATAGILVQFPLYAAMAAILTKAEGSGGMTVSEHLAEFFTSIGSGGGFAVVIAVYTAILGIFVPSGGGKWLVEAPYVMQSATDVEMNLGWTVQIYNIAEALPNLVNPFFMLPLLAVLKLRARDLVGFTFLQFTIHLPVVLLLVWLLGMTFSFEPPVIPPAAPAP
- a CDS encoding TetR/AcrR family transcriptional regulator; this encodes MPRESGTKRAILDAALDLAAANGISGTTMDDVAVRAGVAKGSLYYNFSSKDKLFEQLLLEGVGTLTECLRNARSGLTGWQAIESMVRALLELLSENRALAKLMAAEILRTDRTWQHSLHLLRQEALAEFVEPIRQTGVPSGLPDGGSDHGSDQLTLIAGSVFGATLMGALDWLVFDPERSVEDVAAAVLYALSGRLKS
- the dusB gene encoding tRNA dihydrouridine synthase DusB, which encodes MGFASACENRGVTVLSPELKLELPPLQLGPITVDTPVILAPMAGITNKAFRRLCREYGGGLYVTEMVTSRALVERSPESMRIIKHDDDEKVRSVQLYGVDPKTVGAAVRLLVEEDRADHIDLNFGCPVPKVTRKGGGSALPWKLDLFTAIVQTAVKEASRGNVPLTIKMRKGIDEDHLTFLDAGKIARDSGVAAVTLHGRTASQFYSGKADWSAIAELREALPDMNVLGNGDIWSAEDAIRMVRETGVDGVVIGRGCQGRPWLFGDLEAAFEGSTERHRPGLKQVSDSVYRHAELLVETFGDEVIALRDIRKHMAWYFKGYVVGGDLRAKLATVPSLAVLRELLDQLDPDAPYPGTDAEGPRGRAGTPKKTALPEGWLDGRELNAAQKSIISAAELDVSGG